ACTCCATGAGAGCAGGAACCTCAGGCCATACCTTCACCCCTTTCTCGAGCAACCAGGTATGATCTTTCCTATAGTAGCGGGTTGTAGGCAACCACTTATCTCCAGGCAGGTGAGGAATCATCCAGACATAGTACATAGCATAACCGGGAGCAGCACCTTGACTATGCGTAGTATCAGGTTTTATCAAGGAGGTGTCTCCATCATGGACAACAAAGGCATCCTCATCCAAGACAGAAATTCCAAAGCCCTGCTTCGGGAAGAATCGGTAGTGGTAGATCTCCGGATGTGGATGGTCATGAGGAGGGTAACTAGACCATCTACCGGGATGGTTGATGACCTCCCCCATCACCATGTTCGAATAGGGTGCACTCTCTCCGTCAAATACGGTTCGAACAGTACGATTACTTGTCTCCTGCAGGACTCCTGCACCAAAGACCTCAGTCTTTACATCACCCTTGTCATAGAATCGTACGGGGAAGGCCTGTTCGTTCTTGCACCGTTCAACAACCAGCTCACAGTCACTTTCTGCCTTGACTATTACAGCAACAGCGGAAGGGGCATGTAATACTACTGGAGACTCATCTATACAACTCTGGCGTTCACTTGTTGCGCTCCCTTCATCCCAGCTGAAGGTGATCTTTCCTTTCAGGAGCATCCAAGCGCGTTCCAAGGGAAGCGTGCAGCTAGTTTGCTCTCCTGCTTTCAATTTCAGAATACCGAAATCAAGCATCATATCACTATGTGGTCCATCCAGACTGGTAATGGGAGTATATCCCCAATCGAATGGTCTCTGTTTCTGTACAATCATGTAAATCCTCCTTGTGTCACTGAAAGGATACGAGCAGGAAAGAATTTATGCAACCCGAAATGGAGCCACCTTATCTGCTGTTAAGCAATTGCAAGCTGTGGTATAGTGAGTTATGCGGAGGATTGTTGTATGAAAATCATGATTCTTGATGCAAATGAAACAATACTTGCCTCGAGCAGGAAAAGTGGATATGGAGTTTCCCTGGTCTATAAAGAAGCATACGAGGAAGGAGACCAAGTCGTTCTGGAAGTAGATGAACCTGGTATCTACCTCATACAGCTTGATGAGACACTAGGAACCCATCCTCTCTTTCTGGAGAAGGAAGCCAGCTTCAGCATTCCGGTCTCTGCAGTCAAGCGTACCTGTTATAGTCCATATGCCTTCCAAGGGCAGAAGCATCTCTTGACACTCAGCCATGTAGACAGCCTGCCGCGTAGGAATCTTGCATGCAATCCATATGATCATCATGAGACGAAAGGTCTCTTCCCCCATGCAAGCGCCAACGTTGAAACCCGCGGAGAAATGGTCTTTGCTGCCAGGAATGCCATCGATGGCATCTTTGCCAATGAGTATCATGGAGAATATCCATGGACAAGCTGGGGGATCAATCAAGATCCAAAAGCTGAGCTCCATCTCGATTTCGGAAGACCGGTAATCATAGACGAGGTTCGTCTCACCCTCAGGGCAGACTGGCCACATGACAGCTGGTGGAGTGATGCAACACTGATAGACAGCGACGGGGATATCATCCACCTCTCTCTGGAGAAATCATCATTGCCCCAACGATTCCCAGTCCAGCAGAAAACCATTACCTGTCTTACGCTCTGCAACCTAAAAAAGGCTGATGACCCCTCCCCATTCCCAGCACTTACGCAAATAGAGGTGTATGGGACAGAAGGTTGATCCTACCAAGTAAAAACAAATCGGCTAAGACCATCTTCTTCATACCAAAGGGGAAAATTTGTGTTCCAGAGATTGTTAAGCAGGTTAAAATGAAACACTCCCTCTCCTTTGGGAATACGTCCAGTAAAACGTAGCAATGCTCGCTCATCCAAGGAAACCAGAGGTGAGTCCAAATTCTCAATCTCTAACATTTTCTCTCCCGTATAGGAAACTTTCTCTACTGCATGAATCGACCGGGCACCATTCTCTACTGTTTGATCGAGCGCGAGAAGAGAACCTATCTTGCCAATCTTCCAAGTTCCTTCACCAATCATGGAAAAACCCATCCCCAACCAAAGCGCCTCTGGGAGCCGGGTTGCTTCCTTACCAATCCAGCTAAGTGAACATACTAGGAGTGTACCTTGCTTGGAGAATTGATAGCACAGCTGAATATGTCTCGGAGCTCCGCGCGGACTATCCTTCTCAGCATCCAGTAGGGCAATAATGTGAATTTTGTCCTCCTTTTCTCTCTTGAAGAGGGAGGCTACCTCACCCCGATACAGCCTATGTTCTATCTTAGGAGTGACTTCTGCCATCCCAGGTTTACCATAATCGGCTAGAATCCAGTGTTTGCCAGTTTCAAAATCACGGTTGTATTGATGATGAAATTTTTGGTAGTCATCAGCCCCAAAAGCCTCATATCGATATACACCAATCCCCTCACCTTGAGCCCAATCATGCCCAGACTCATCTTGTAGTTGGTTAATAGCACCATCTTTTCCAATAACTATTCTCACTTTTCCGATAGAGAACGATTCTCCTACCATCAGAGCCTTATCATCTTTTCTTGATACGATGAGGACTGGCTTCAATGTTCCCAGGATGTTTTTCGCCTCTACTTGCAATGGAGAGGGCAAAGCTTCCAATGCCCCTTCAATATAAGCACGTTGCTCCTTATGGGCAGAAGTGAAAAATGAATACGTGCGTTTTTCTCTACGCTTGTCACCTTTCCCAAACACCTGGGCATACTCACGACGAGCAAAATCTTCAATGAACTGGTAAGAAGGGGGAATTGCATCAATGCCAACGAGGTCTTTCTCCCGGGCTGCATGAAATGCATCAACCGACCAATTTTTGTAGTCAGCTAGAAATTTCTTAAAATCAAGCCCCCATGTGTGTTCAGTAATCATAAGCAGCTGGTCGAAAAATCGGTCATAGGCTTCACTTCCAGCGTTGAGCTTCCCTTCATGCATCCATCGCTTTCCCAACCGGCTAAGCGCTTTGAAGGCACTGACCTTGTACGGGTCGCTACCAACCCCATGGATCCAAGTATCACCAATTTCTTCTCTGACTACTGGCAACCGATCCTTATAAGAGAGAAGTGAACGTGCATACGCATCCAAGCTGGATGCAATGATCTTAGCTTCTGGATAGCGCTTATGCAACCTTTCATAGACACGAATCACTTCCTCGGCTTTAGGAGGACCAGTATTGTCAGCACTATTCTCAATAATCAGCATATCTTCCAAGTCACCAATAGGTTTAGAGGATCCGTACGAAGCATCATACTGCACCATTATCTCCTCACCGGTTGGTGCCTTCCAGACGAAAAGTGGGGGAACCTTAGGCAGAGGAGAACCTCCATTCACTCCGATGTGAAGGAACTTAACACCTGCCCTGGCTAGATGGGGGACCATGGCAAGCGTATGTCCAGGGACATCAGTCATTTTTGCGCTTATGGTGGTATGACCAAACCTTGCATCAAGATCCTTGGAGAGGGATAGTCCATATTCCAACAGTGTGTCATCCATCAACTCTGTATGGGTCGTAAAAGGTAGTGCATGCCAAGTGATATCACCCCTCCTTATTGCCTCTGAAAGCGCATTTACCCGTTCACTTGGCATGGTGTAGAGTGCCGTCTTGATCAACCAAGCACCGGTAGTCCAGACGAGCTTCTCGCCAGAACCCCTTTCTCTCAATAGATTGGCTGTCTTTATTGCGTTCGGTATGAACTGGTTGAGATACCGATCAATGGTACTCGAGGCCAGATCAGTGAAACCAATATCCAAATGGGTCTTGAACACCAGATGAATAGTTTTAATCATGTTCCCTCTCTCCTTTTTCCTGCTTGCATGAAAACCACAACACAGGCATACTGCTATCAGAGGACTGACTGTGGATTACGAACTGAACAAAGCATCCAGACGTTTATCGGAGCTCCCTTTCATTATTGAACTCTCCGGCTTTACCATTGAAGTGAAATGGCTTCGCGTTATGCAAAAAACCGGACAGTGGATTATTCCCCGTCATGCCCATTCGAGTTTCGAATTCCATATCATTGCCCGCGGCACCTGCAGAGTAACTACTGACAATGACTCCTTCACTGCGAAAACGGGTAGTTTTTACCTAACCGCCCCTGGGGTTTATCACGAACAATGCAATTACGATGAGGGTGACCTCATCGAATACAGCCTCGATTGCACCTTCCACCCCAGACGGGAAAGTGCAACTCAAGAGCATAGCGAATGGAGTCAACTCCACTCATTCTTCCTCGCTGCTCCTTGCACTTCATTCCAGGACACAAGCGGTGTTATCAGCTTGTTCGAGCAAGCGCTCGACGAAGCATTGCATATCCGTCCTGCTTATGGAATCATCATTCTCTCCCTCGTTCCCGCCATACTGGTCGCCGTTGCACGAAGTATGGGAATGGGACCTACTCTCTCCAATAACAACCAAAAAACCAGGATGGACAGAATTGCCGAATTTGTTGAGGACAACATCAATCGCCCGCTCTGCCCTGCCGATATTGCTGCTTATCTCAATCTCAGTGAGAAACAGATCTCCCGAATCGTTTTTGCCTCTGAAGGCTACTCAACCAAACGGTTTATCATTCTGGCAAAAATTGAACAAGCCAAGAAAATGCTTACCAATCCCTCCTATAGCATTAATGAAATAGCGAAAGACCTTGGATACTCAACCACCAGTTACTTCACTACGGCATTCAGAAAAAACGAAGGGCTTACCCCTGGAGCCTATCGAGAAAAGGTTCTCTCCAAACACACTATCTATCATACATAAATGTCCAATAATTTACAAACAAAAAATGAATCTATGGATAAAAATTAATACTAAGTCAATATTTTTTTGTTCTTATATCTATATTTACATATAACTTGACGTACAATTTTAATAAAAATGTCCATTTTTTATTATTTATATCAATTTTTGTTTGTCTATTTTTCACAATCCATGGTATCCTAATCATACGGTAAGGAAACAGAATGAATCCACAATGAATAGTACTGACTAACAAAACAAGGAAGGGTCATGGATAAGCAGCTCGTCAGGCAGATAAAAAAACACAGAATCTTCTATCTGTTATTTATCCCTATAGCACTCTACTTCATCATCTTTACCTACTATCCATTCTTTCGTGGCTTGATTATGAGTTTCCAAGAGAACCGTCTTATCGGCATCCGTCCATTTGCTGGACTTGAAAACTATAAACTGGTTCTCTCCGATCCATCGTTTCTTAGCTCAATCGTAAATTCATTAATCATTGGTTTTTGGGACATGGCACTCTACTTCTCTCTCGCATTGCTTTTCGCCCTTGTCCTCAACGAAGTCAGACACCGAAAAATAAAGCAAGGAATCCAAACCATTGCCTATATCCCCTATCTTCTCAGCTGGGCGGTAATCGGAGGTGTATGGGCTTTGATATTCGATCTCGATGGGCTGGTAAACCGATTCCTTGCGATTTTTGGGACGGAACCGATTTTCTTTTTAGCAACCCCCTCTTATGCCCGGCCCTTGATCATTGCCATGGGGGTATGGAGATCCATTGGCTACTTTGCACTCCTATTCACTGTAGCAATCATGAATATTGACCAACAACTCTTTGAAGCTTCCCGCATTGATGGGGCGAGCAGAATGATGCAAATTCGGAAAATTATAGTCCCCTCGCTTATTCCAACTATGAAGACAATTATAGTGTTGCTCTCCATAGGAGTACTTACCCACTTTGATGAAATCTACGTCATGGTCAACCCAGCAAACCGGAGTCTGATCAGTACATTGCTACTCTATGTATATGAAAATGGAATTCTGAACTTCCGCACTGGTTCTGCCAGTGCAGGAGCCACTTTGGTAATGATCGGGACAATCCTGTTCACTGCCTTAATCCGGCGTCTGACCGAGTATGACAAGGAGTAGGGCATGAAACTGAGACTGATCAAGAAAGACCAGCTTCCAATTCTTATACGTGTTTTTAACATCCTACTGCTGCTAATGGTTGTAGTACTCATGGGTCTCCCTATGCTCAATGTCTTGTCCGTCTCCCTATCCACCCAAGCAAAAAGTGACTCCCCAGGCATGGTCCTATGGCCGAACCCACCGACATTTGAAGGCTATGCATTCATCTGGAAATTCACAAAC
The sequence above is drawn from the uncultured Sphaerochaeta sp. genome and encodes:
- a CDS encoding DUF5054 domain-containing protein: MIKTIHLVFKTHLDIGFTDLASSTIDRYLNQFIPNAIKTANLLRERGSGEKLVWTTGAWLIKTALYTMPSERVNALSEAIRRGDITWHALPFTTHTELMDDTLLEYGLSLSKDLDARFGHTTISAKMTDVPGHTLAMVPHLARAGVKFLHIGVNGGSPLPKVPPLFVWKAPTGEEIMVQYDASYGSSKPIGDLEDMLIIENSADNTGPPKAEEVIRVYERLHKRYPEAKIIASSLDAYARSLLSYKDRLPVVREEIGDTWIHGVGSDPYKVSAFKALSRLGKRWMHEGKLNAGSEAYDRFFDQLLMITEHTWGLDFKKFLADYKNWSVDAFHAAREKDLVGIDAIPPSYQFIEDFARREYAQVFGKGDKRREKRTYSFFTSAHKEQRAYIEGALEALPSPLQVEAKNILGTLKPVLIVSRKDDKALMVGESFSIGKVRIVIGKDGAINQLQDESGHDWAQGEGIGVYRYEAFGADDYQKFHHQYNRDFETGKHWILADYGKPGMAEVTPKIEHRLYRGEVASLFKREKEDKIHIIALLDAEKDSPRGAPRHIQLCYQFSKQGTLLVCSLSWIGKEATRLPEALWLGMGFSMIGEGTWKIGKIGSLLALDQTVENGARSIHAVEKVSYTGEKMLEIENLDSPLVSLDERALLRFTGRIPKGEGVFHFNLLNNLWNTNFPLWYEEDGLSRFVFTW
- a CDS encoding 5-deoxy-glucuronate isomerase — its product is MIVQKQRPFDWGYTPITSLDGPHSDMMLDFGILKLKAGEQTSCTLPLERAWMLLKGKITFSWDEGSATSERQSCIDESPVVLHAPSAVAVIVKAESDCELVVERCKNEQAFPVRFYDKGDVKTEVFGAGVLQETSNRTVRTVFDGESAPYSNMVMGEVINHPGRWSSYPPHDHPHPEIYHYRFFPKQGFGISVLDEDAFVVHDGDTSLIKPDTTHSQGAAPGYAMYYVWMIPHLPGDKWLPTTRYYRKDHTWLLEKGVKVWPEVPALME
- a CDS encoding carbohydrate-binding protein, translated to MKIMILDANETILASSRKSGYGVSLVYKEAYEEGDQVVLEVDEPGIYLIQLDETLGTHPLFLEKEASFSIPVSAVKRTCYSPYAFQGQKHLLTLSHVDSLPRRNLACNPYDHHETKGLFPHASANVETRGEMVFAARNAIDGIFANEYHGEYPWTSWGINQDPKAELHLDFGRPVIIDEVRLTLRADWPHDSWWSDATLIDSDGDIIHLSLEKSSLPQRFPVQQKTITCLTLCNLKKADDPSPFPALTQIEVYGTEG
- a CDS encoding ABC transporter permease subunit — protein: MDKQLVRQIKKHRIFYLLFIPIALYFIIFTYYPFFRGLIMSFQENRLIGIRPFAGLENYKLVLSDPSFLSSIVNSLIIGFWDMALYFSLALLFALVLNEVRHRKIKQGIQTIAYIPYLLSWAVIGGVWALIFDLDGLVNRFLAIFGTEPIFFLATPSYARPLIIAMGVWRSIGYFALLFTVAIMNIDQQLFEASRIDGASRMMQIRKIIVPSLIPTMKTIIVLLSIGVLTHFDEIYVMVNPANRSLISTLLLYVYENGILNFRTGSASAGATLVMIGTILFTALIRRLTEYDKE
- a CDS encoding AraC family transcriptional regulator is translated as MDYELNKASRRLSELPFIIELSGFTIEVKWLRVMQKTGQWIIPRHAHSSFEFHIIARGTCRVTTDNDSFTAKTGSFYLTAPGVYHEQCNYDEGDLIEYSLDCTFHPRRESATQEHSEWSQLHSFFLAAPCTSFQDTSGVISLFEQALDEALHIRPAYGIIILSLVPAILVAVARSMGMGPTLSNNNQKTRMDRIAEFVEDNINRPLCPADIAAYLNLSEKQISRIVFASEGYSTKRFIILAKIEQAKKMLTNPSYSINEIAKDLGYSTTSYFTTAFRKNEGLTPGAYREKVLSKHTIYHT